The DNA window GCCCCCCGCGATGCCGGGTTGCGCAGTGGTTCGCGCGGTGGCTCCGCCCGCAGCAATACGTCACCGCGCGGGTTCGCCGCGCCTGGACGCGGTTCGACCCCGCGTGGTTCGACTCACCGCGGCGGCTCCGCCAAAGGCGCGGGCTCGCGCGGCAACGCCCCCCGTAGCGCGGGCTCGCGCGGTGGCTCCGCCCGCAGCAGCACGTCACCGCGCGGGTTCGCCGCGCCTGGACGCGGTTCGACCCCGCGTGGTTCGACTCACCGCGGCGGCTCCGCCAAAGGCGCGGGTTCGCGCGGCAACGCCCCCCGCACGGGCTCCGCCTCCCGTACGGGCGTCTTCACCAGCGGGAGCGCCCTCAAGGCCGCCGCCTGGCCCGACGCGTCCTCCCGTGGCGCATCCCGCCGAGACGGTCCCTCCCGCGGCGCGCGCAGCCGGGACCGCAGTCAGGACCGGGGCCGCGGCCGGGGCCGGCCCCCCCGCCCCGCGCCCAAGCCCCGCTACTGGCTGCGGCGCCTGTCCGTCCTCCTGATCCTGATCGGCCTCCTGGCCGCCGTCGGCTACGGGATCCTCACCGCCGCCGCCTGGACCCGCGCCACCATCCGCCAGCAGGACGAGCAGGCGGCCGCCGACTCGGTCGTCACCGTCTACCCGGACCCCGTCGCCTGCCCCCGGTCCTCCCTCGACGTCGCCATTAACGTCCCCGCCGAGACCACCGTCGGCGCGGGCCTGACCATCGGGGCGACCGTGACCAACACGGGCTCCGAGGCCTGCCTGCTCGACGTCGGCGGCGCCAGCCTCGGCGCGGTCATCGCCTCCGGCACCGACACGGTGTGGACCTCGACGACCTGCCCGGCCGAGCCCACGAGCCGCATGCTCCTCATTAACGCCGGGGACTCCGCCGCCGTCACCCTGACGTGGGACGGGCGCCGCACCTCCCCGGACTGCGCCCCGACCCCGACCCCGACGGCCTCGGCATCGCCGACGCCGTCGGCCACCACCGACCCCTCGGCCGATCCCAGCGCCGACCCGTCCGCGCAGGCCACCCCGAGTCCCACGCCCAGCCCCGTGGACGTGCGCGTCGCGGGCGCGGGCACCTACCAGCTGCACCTCCAACTCGCCGGGGAGGACCTGACGGGCGATCAGGTCTTCGTCATCGGGTAGCGGCCGCGCCGCCGCCCTGGGACGTCGCCCGTCGCCGCCCGCGCCGGTCGCCCCGCCTCGCGGGGCGCTTCAGGAGTAGCGGTCGACGATCGAGACCTCGGCCAGGCGCGACAGCCCGTCGCGCAGAGTGCGGGCGCCACCGGCCCCCACGCCGTCGAGTGCCTGGAGCTCCTCGACCGTCGCCCCCAGGATCTGCTGGAGGGAGCCCCAGTGGGCCACGACGGTGCGCGCGGTCACCAGCGATAGGCGCGGGATCTTGGCCAGGATGCGCAGGCCCCGCGGCGACAGCCCCGCATCGAGCTCCTGCCCGTCGACGCCGCCCAGCCCCATGGACCGGGCCACCATCGCCAGATCCAGCAGGGCGGGGGAGCCCACCCATTTCAGGCGCTCGTCAACGGCGTCGATGTCCAGGCCGTCCGGGAGGTAGTCGGCGAGCAGGAAGTCCCGCTCCGCCAGGACGCCGCGGGTCAGCTCCTCGTGCTGGAGGGCGAGCAGACGCCCGTCGGTGCCCAGCTCGGTGACGTAGCCGTCGATGTCGGAGGCGATGCGCCGCACCATTTCCAGCAGCTGGAGGACCGCGGCGACGTCCCGGACCGTCACCAGATCCTCGATCTCCAGGGCGTCCAGGCTCCCGGAGGTCCGGGCCAGGCGCGTGGTGTAGCGCTCCAAAGTGGCCAGCGCCTGGTTCGCGCGCGCCAGGATCGCCTCGCTGGGCTCCAGGACGTGGCGCCTGCCGTCGGCGTACAGCGAGATGAGCTGCATCGACTGGCTCACCGAGATGACCGGGTGGCCGGTCTGGCGGGCCACGCGCTCGGCCGTGCGGTGGCGCATGCCGGCCTCGAAGGTCTCGATATCGGCATTGGGAAGCAGCTGGACGTTGGCGCGCCGGATGCGGTTGGCGCTGCGATCGACGACGACGGCGCCGTCCATCTTGGACAGCTCGCGCAGGTGGGCGGCGGACAGCTCGACGTCGAGGTTGAAACCCCCCGAGGATATCGCCTCAACCGTTTCATCGAAGCCGAGCACGATAATGGCGCCGGTGCGCCCGCGCAGGATCCGCTCCAGCCCATCGCGCAGAACAGTCCCCGGCGCTATGAGCGCCAGGGTGTCCCTGAGCAGACCGCCGTGCGCTTCGCTCATCAGCCCTCCTTATGCTGTGCGCCGCCCATGGTAATGCCAGGATCTTGATATGGGTCGTGACCTGCGCCTCTCACTTTATGAGCCGCCCGCCAGTTCGCCCGCCCGCCCGCGCACCGGGCTCACCCCCGCGGCAGGGCGGCGCCCAGCGCCTCCCCGACGTGGCCGACCGCCAGCACCTGCACGCCGTCGACCGGCCGCAGCTCGGCCGACCCCGCGAGCGGCACGACCGCCCGGTCGAAGCCCAGCCGGGCCGCCTCCGCCAGGCGCCGCTGGATCCCCACCGTGGCGCGCACCTCCCCGGTCAGCCCCACCTCCCCGAAGGCGACCAGGCCCGGGGGGACGGGCAGATTGCGCGCGGCGCTGGCCACCGCGATCGCCACCGCCAGGTCCGTGGCCGGCTCGACGGCGCGCGCCCCGCCGACCGTGGACACGTACACGTCCGCATTGGAGGTGTCCAGGCGCAGCCGCGCCGCGAGCACCGCCAGGCTCATGGCTACGCGCGAATGGTCGACGCCGGAGGTGGTGCGCCGCGGCGAGGCGGCGGCGGTCGGCGCGACAAGGGTCTGCACCTCCACCGGCACGGGGCGGCGCCCCTCCAGGGTGACGGTGGCGCAGGTGCCCGGCACCTGGGAGCGCTCCGAGGATAGGAACAGCCCGCTGGGATCCTCCAGCCCGACGATGCCGCGCTCGCCCAGGTCGAAGCAGCCGACCTCATCGGTGGGGCCGTAGCGGTTCTTCACCGCCCGCAGCAGCCGCAGGCGCGCGTGGCGGTCCCCCTCGAACTGGCAGACGACGTCGACCAGGTGCTCCAGGACGCGCGGCCCGGCGATACCGCCGTCCTTGGTGACGTGACCCACCAGCAGCACGGGGATGGCGCGCTCCTTGGCCACCGCGATGAGCGCCCCGGCCACCGCCCGCACCTGGGTGACGCCGCCGGCAGCCCCCTCGACCTGCGTCGAGGCGATCGTCTGGACGGAGTCGACCACCAGCAGCGAGGGCCCCACGGCCTCGACATGGCCCAGGAGCGCCCCCAGCTCGGTCTCCCCGGCCAGGAGCAGGCCCGGGTCGATGGCCTCGATCCGCTCGGCCCGCAACCTCACCTGGCTGACGGACTCCTCCCCGGTGACGTAGAGGACCGGCCCGTCGCCGCGCTCGCGGCAGACGGCGGCGGCCTTGGCGGCGACGTCGAGCAGGAGGGTGGACTTGCCCACGCCCGGCTCCCCGGCCAGCAGCACGACGGCGCCCGGGACGATCCCGCCGCCCAGCACCCGGTCGAGCTCGCCCACGCCGGTGGGGCGGGCCCGGGCCCTCTCGGCGCTGACCTCGCCGATGGGCCGGGCGGGCTCAGCCGGGCGCACCGCCGCGGTGCGGGCCGGGGCGGCGCCGGCGGCCGGGGCCCCGGCGCCGCCGGCGGCTTCGACGAACTCCTCCAGGGTCCCCCACTCGCGGCACTCGCGGCACTGCCCCAGCCATTTAGGGCTGGTCCAGCCGCACTCGGTGCAGACGTAGGAACTGCGCGGCCTGGCGGTCTTCGTGGCGGGCATGGCGGCAGGCTACCGAAGACCCCCGACACGAACCCGGCCCCGCCGGCCCCGTCGTCCCCGCCGGCGGGGAGGATCAGGAGGGGGCGCCGTAGCCGTAGCCGGTGGCGGGCGGGGTCGTGCCGTAGCTCCCGTAGTCCGAGGGCGCGTTCGCCCCGGGCCGGTAGGCTCCGGGCTGAGAGTCCTGCGGGTGGGCGCCGGCCTGCTGGTAGTCGGCCTGCTGGTAGTCGGCCTGCTGGTAGGCCGGCTGGGCCGCGCCGGGCTGCGGGTAGCCGTAGGGGACGGGCGCGCCGCCACCTGGCGGGTAGGCGTCGGGCCGGTGGGCTCCGGGCTGAGCGCCCGGTTGGTGCGCCCCCGGCTGGTACACGCCCGGCTGGGAGTAGCCGTACGCGGCCTGCTGCGCGCCCGCGGCCGCCTGCGCCTGGACGGGGACTACTGGCGCCTGGACGGGAGCCTCCTGGGCCCGGCCCGCCGCCTGTTCCTGCCCCTGCGCGCCCGCGGCGAGCATCCAGCGCTTGGACTCGGGCACGAGGTTCGGGAAGCGCGCGACCAGGAAGGAGTCGATGGCGTTGCTGGCCGCGATCAGGACGATGATCGGCAGGGCCAGAAGGAACACCGGGATGCGCACGGAGTGGGTGGTGTGGTTGGAGATCCAGAGGTAGATGCCGATGGTTCCGGGCAGCCCGAGGATGACGGAGATGACTATGAAGAGCCAGTAGATCTTGGAGTGGACGGTCTGTGTCTTCGTGGGCGCCATGAAGAGGGGTCCTCGCAAGGGTCGGCGGGCAGGGCTGGGTACCAGCATCCGTCCGACGACCCGCCCATGGCAAATCGCGTCCATGGGGACTCATCCCATGCCGGGCCCCGCGCCGACGTCTGCTGCGCCCCTTCGCCCTCCGCTGTACGGGAGAAGAAGCACAGCGGAGGGCGAAGGGGCGCGGGCCGCCTCGCGGTCCCGCCCTCAGGCCCGGGCCCGCTCCAGGGCCCGGCGGACGACGTCGGCCACGTGCTCGCCGGTGAAGCCGTACTCGGCGAACAGGCGCGTGCCCGGGGCGGAGGCGCCGAAGTGGTCGATGGACACGATCTCGCCCCACGCCCCGACGATCTCGCGCCAGCCCATGGCGATGCCCGCCTCCACGGAGACGGTGACGGCCACCTCGGGCAGGACGCGGGCTCGGTAGTCCTCGTCCTGCTCGGCGAACCACTCCAGGCAGGGGGCGGAGACCACGCGGGTGGGCGTGCCCGAGGCCTGGAGGAGGTCGCGGGCCGCCGCGGCCACGCCGACCTCGCTGCCGGTGGCGATGAGGACCACCTCCGGGGCGGCGGGCCCGCCGTCGGCATCGGCGGCCTCGATGAGGACGTAGGCGCCGCGGGGCACCCCGGCGGCCGCGGTCCGGGCGTCGGCCAGGACGGGCAGGTTCTGGCGGGACAGGACCAGGCCGGCCGGGTGGCGGCGGCGCTGGAGGATGACCCGCCAGGCGGCGGCGGTCTCGTTGGCGTCGCCGGGGCGCACGACGTCGAGCCCCGGGATGGCGCGCAGCGAGGCCAGGTGTTCGATCGGCTGGTGGGTGGGCCCGTCCTCGCCGACCCCGATGGAGTCGTGCGTCCACACGAAGACCGGGTCGATGCCCATGAGGGCGGCCAGGCGCACGGGCGGGCGCATGTAGTCGGAGAAGACCATGAAGGTCCCGCCGTAGGGGCGGGTCAGGCCGTCCAGGGCGATGCCGTTGAGGATGCCGCCCATGGCGTGCTCGCGCACCCCGAAGTGCAGGGTGCGCCCGTAGGGGCCGTCGCCCTCCTTGTGGGCCAGGGAGGCGGGCAGGAAGGAGGGGGCGCCGGCCATGGTCGTGTTGTTGGAGCCGGCCAGGTCCGCCGATCCGCCCCACAGCTCGGGCACGACGTCGGCCAGGGCGGACAGGGTCCTGCCGGAGGCGGCCCGGGTGGCCAGGGACTGGCCGACCTCCCAGGAGGGCAGGGCCCCGTCCAGGCCCTCGGGGAGGCGCCCGTCGCGCAGGCGCTCCAGGAGGGCGGCGCGGTCGGGCTCGGCGGCCCGCCAGGCCTCGAAGCGGGCGTCCCAGTCGGCCCGGGCGGCGGCGGCGCGCCGGGCGGCGTGGGCGCGGGTGCGGTCCAGGACGTCGTCGGGGGCGTAGAAGTCCTGCGCGGGGTCCAGGCCCAGGGCCTCCTTGAGCCCGGCGACCTCCTGCGCGCCGAGCTTGGCGCCGTGGCTGGAGGCCTGGCCCTGCTTGGTGGGGGCCGGCCAGGCGATCACGGTGTGCAGGCGGATGAGGGAGGGGCGGGCCGTCTCGGCGCGGGCGGCGGCCAGGGCGGCGCGCAGGGCGGCGTAGTCCTCCGCGTAGCAGGCCCCGCCGCCGGTCCAGTCCACGTCCAGGACCTGCCAGCCGTAGGCGGCGAAGCGGGCGGAGGGGTCCTCGGTGAAGGCCAGGTCGGTGCTGCCCTCGATGGTGATGTCGTTGTCGTCGTAGATGGCGATGAGGTTGCCCAGCTCCTGGGCCCCGGCCAGGGAGGCGGCCTCGGAGGTTACGCCCTCCTGCAGGCAGCCGTCGCCCATGATCGTGTAGACGTAGTGGTCGAAAACGGAGTCCCCGGCCGGGGCGGCGGGGTCGAGCAGGCCGTGCTCGAACCTGGCGGCCATGGCCATGCCGACGGCGTTGGTGAAGCCGGCGCCGAGCGGGCCCGTCGTGGTCTCCACGCCCGGGGTGTGCCCGAACTCCGGGTGGCCCGGGGTGCGGGCCCCCCACTGGCGCAGCTGCTCCAGGTCCGAGACCTCCAGGCCGTAGCCGGCCAGGACCAGCTGGATGTACAGCAGGAGGGAGGCGTGCCCGGAGGACAGGATGAGGCGGTCGCGCCCCAGCCAGCGGGCGTCGGCGGGGTCGTGGGTCATCTCGTACTGGTAGAGCAGGTAGGCGACGCCGGCCAGGGAGATGGCGGTCCCCGGGTGCCCGGATCCGGCCTTCTCGACGGCGTCCGCCGCCAGAGCCTTGGAGATGTTGATGGCCCTGAGGTCTTCGGCGGTCAGTGCCTGGGAGTCGGTGCCCATGCGGAACTCCTTCGTGATGAGTCTGGTCGGCGGGGCGCGCCGTGGACCGGCGCCCGTGAGGATCCTCCCCGGCGCCAGCGGAGGGGGCAACCGGCCCCGGGAACGGATGCGCGGGGGCCGTGCGCGGCGGCCCGCGCCCCGACGAAAGTAACACGCCGCAACAAACCGGCGCGCTCAGGGGCGCGGCTTCATGACCGAAGGCGCCGTGGGGGCTGGGATGC is part of the Actinomyces sp. oral taxon 414 genome and encodes:
- the radA gene encoding DNA repair protein RadA, with the translated sequence MPATKTARPRSSYVCTECGWTSPKWLGQCRECREWGTLEEFVEAAGGAGAPAAGAAPARTAAVRPAEPARPIGEVSAERARARPTGVGELDRVLGGGIVPGAVVLLAGEPGVGKSTLLLDVAAKAAAVCRERGDGPVLYVTGEESVSQVRLRAERIEAIDPGLLLAGETELGALLGHVEAVGPSLLVVDSVQTIASTQVEGAAGGVTQVRAVAGALIAVAKERAIPVLLVGHVTKDGGIAGPRVLEHLVDVVCQFEGDRHARLRLLRAVKNRYGPTDEVGCFDLGERGIVGLEDPSGLFLSSERSQVPGTCATVTLEGRRPVPVEVQTLVAPTAAASPRRTTSGVDHSRVAMSLAVLAARLRLDTSNADVYVSTVGGARAVEPATDLAVAIAVASAARNLPVPPGLVAFGEVGLTGEVRATVGIQRRLAEAARLGFDRAVVPLAGSAELRPVDGVQVLAVGHVGEALGAALPRG
- the disA gene encoding DNA integrity scanning diadenylate cyclase DisA; translation: MSEAHGGLLRDTLALIAPGTVLRDGLERILRGRTGAIIVLGFDETVEAISSGGFNLDVELSAAHLRELSKMDGAVVVDRSANRIRRANVQLLPNADIETFEAGMRHRTAERVARQTGHPVISVSQSMQLISLYADGRRHVLEPSEAILARANQALATLERYTTRLARTSGSLDALEIEDLVTVRDVAAVLQLLEMVRRIASDIDGYVTELGTDGRLLALQHEELTRGVLAERDFLLADYLPDGLDIDAVDERLKWVGSPALLDLAMVARSMGLGGVDGQELDAGLSPRGLRILAKIPRLSLVTARTVVAHWGSLQQILGATVEELQALDGVGAGGARTLRDGLSRLAEVSIVDRYS
- the tkt gene encoding transketolase translates to MGTDSQALTAEDLRAINISKALAADAVEKAGSGHPGTAISLAGVAYLLYQYEMTHDPADARWLGRDRLILSSGHASLLLYIQLVLAGYGLEVSDLEQLRQWGARTPGHPEFGHTPGVETTTGPLGAGFTNAVGMAMAARFEHGLLDPAAPAGDSVFDHYVYTIMGDGCLQEGVTSEAASLAGAQELGNLIAIYDDNDITIEGSTDLAFTEDPSARFAAYGWQVLDVDWTGGGACYAEDYAALRAALAAARAETARPSLIRLHTVIAWPAPTKQGQASSHGAKLGAQEVAGLKEALGLDPAQDFYAPDDVLDRTRAHAARRAAAARADWDARFEAWRAAEPDRAALLERLRDGRLPEGLDGALPSWEVGQSLATRAASGRTLSALADVVPELWGGSADLAGSNNTTMAGAPSFLPASLAHKEGDGPYGRTLHFGVREHAMGGILNGIALDGLTRPYGGTFMVFSDYMRPPVRLAALMGIDPVFVWTHDSIGVGEDGPTHQPIEHLASLRAIPGLDVVRPGDANETAAAWRVILQRRRHPAGLVLSRQNLPVLADARTAAAGVPRGAYVLIEAADADGGPAAPEVVLIATGSEVGVAAAARDLLQASGTPTRVVSAPCLEWFAEQDEDYRARVLPEVAVTVSVEAGIAMGWREIVGAWGEIVSIDHFGASAPGTRLFAEYGFTGEHVADVVRRALERARA